Within Paeniglutamicibacter psychrophenolicus, the genomic segment GGAAACGCCGTGGGTGTTACCAGCGCGATTGGCCAGAGCGAAGATCCAGAAACTCATGTGGTTTACGATCGTGCGTACTTTACCGACATCAAGGATGGCCTGAAGCACACCGCCGGCTACTCCATCGCACTGTTCCTGAACGCACCTGCCGTTGCCACTCCGGCAAGCGGCTCGAACGTCTCCGCGGGTGAAACCCTCAACGGCACCGTGGCAGGCGCACCGACCGGTTCGACAGTGCGGATCAAGTCGGCCGGCCAGAAGGACATTTCCGCGAAGGTCGCCAACGGCAAGTTCAGCTTCAAGGCGCCGGCCAAGTTCGGCAAGTTCGACTTCACCCTGCAGACGATCAACGGACACAACGAGTCCACGATCACCGCAGGATCGTTCAACGTCGTCATCGGCGCCCCGGCCATCACCACCCCGAAGAACGACGCCACGCTCAACGCACCGGTGTCCACCATCTCGGGTACCGGCGTCGTCGGAGCCACCGTGACCCTCACCGGCGATGCCACCGGCACCGCCAAGGTCGCAGCGGACGGCACCTGGAGCGTCAAGCTTGCCTTGGCACTGTCCTACGGCGAACACTCGATCTCCGCGACCCAGGCGCGAGACGGCCAGACCTCGAAGGCAGTTACCAGCGCCTTCAAGATCCAGCTTGTTGCCCCGGCCATCACCACCCCGGCCAACGGCAAGACCTACACCGAGGCACAGAAGGTGATTGCCGGTACCGGCGTCGCCGGCGCCGAGGTCAAGCTGACTCTGCCCGATGCCGAGCAGGCCTCCGCGGCTGCCACGCAGCTGGTCACCGTCGGCAACGACGGCAAGTGGAGCTTCACGCTGGAAGACGATGCCGCCCTGTCCTACGGGTCGCACAGCGTCACCGCCGTGCAGAGCGTCGGGGAAACCACCTCGGCCGCCGCAAAGAGCAGCTTCAAGGTGGTCCCGGTCGCCCCGTCGATCGATTCGCCGACCGATGGCCAGAAGTTCGCCTTTGACGAGGCCCCGAAGACCATCAGCGGCTTCGGCATCAACGGTGCCACCATCAAGGTGACTATCGGCGACACCGAGCTCACCGCAACGGTTGCCGACGGCGCCTGGACCGTCCTGGTTCCGGCCGATCTCAAGTCCGGCGACCACAAGGTCACCGCCGTGCAGGTCATTGACGAGGTTGCCTCGGCATCCACGTCGATCTCCTTCGCCCTGGCGGCCGAGCCGAAGCCGGAGCCGACCGAGGAGCCGACCGCATCGCCGGAGCCTTCCGAGGAGCCGACCGCATCGCCGAAGCCCAGCCAGGAACCGGAGCCTTCCAAGGCACCGGTAGTCCCGCAGGGCAACACCAACGACGATGACAGCGACAGCGACCCACTGGCCAACACCGGCCCGAACGCCGCATTGCCGTTCATCGCCACCGGCGGCGTCCTGCTGGTCGCAGGCGGAGCGTTCCTGCTCTTCCGCCGCAAGAACACCAACGGGCACCACGGTGCCTAACCACGTGGTTCCCGGCTAGCCGAGAACCGTGAGCGGGGGGCCTTTCGTGGAATTGCTTGCAATTCCGGGGGAGGCCCCTTCCGCTTTTCCCACAAGCCTTTCAGCAAACACCCCGGATGGGCCCCTAGACTCGGCCCCCAGAAGAAGGTGGTCAACACACATGAAGAACCCCACGACACGCGTTGCCCTGGGCGGGGCCGCACTGGCCGCGGCGCTGCTGCTTTCGGCTTGCGGTTCCGAGGCCGGTGCCCCGGCCTCCTCCGATCCGACAGCCTCGACATCCGTCAGCACCGCCCCCGAGCAGAGCCAGGACCCCCAATTGCTCCAACTTAACGAAACCCTCAAGGACACCCTGGGGGACAAGTACTCCGAGGCGTGGATCGCCGACAACAAGCTGAACGTCGCGGTCACCGACAAGGCCGCCGAGGCCATCGTCACCGAGGCCGGCGCGGTGGCGCACCTGGCCAAGTACTCCGCGGCCGAACTTGATGCCGCGATCGGCAAGGTCATGGCCTGGCAGCGCGAGCAGGGCGGAGCCGTCGCCACCGCCATCCACCGCTACGTCCCCTCCGGGCGCAACGGATCGATCACCCTGGCCGTGGACCCGGCCCAGCTCGAAACCATCAAGAAGGGCCTGGCCGCAGACGATGTCACCGGCGGCATCTCCCTGGTCTTCCAGGAATCGGCAGGACCGGCCTCCCCGGCGGCAGGCACCAGCTAGATCGTGCCGCGGTGTGTGGCGCGCCGCGGCATTCGCAGGCGCGCCACGGACGGCTCCCACTTGCCGTGCGACGTAGGGTGGTAGCTGAGGGATCGTGATTCGTTCCCGCTTTCCCTCCGGGGGCGGGCGGGCGCGGTGACGGCCCGCATTGCCAGAGACAAGAACTTGAAAGGGCCTGCACCCACGTGAGCCACGCCAGCGACCCAGCCGCAACACCGGAGCAACCGGGCAAGAAGAGAAATCCCGTATGGGCAGCGGTCCGCGAGGTCCTGATCATCGTCGTGGTCGCCCTGGTGATCTCGCTGGTCGTCAAGACGTTCTTCTTCCGCGCCTTCTACATTCCCTCGGGGTCGATGGAAGAAACGCTGCAGGTCAACGACCGCATCTTTGCCAACCTCATGGCCCCGGGCCCCTTTGAACTCAACCGCGGGGACGTGGTGGTCTTCCGCGACGAGGAGGGCTGGCTGCCCCCGATCCCCGCCACGGCCACCAACCCGGTGACCGAGTTCTTCACCTTCGTCGGCCTGGTCCCGGACCCTTCCAACCAGCACCTGATCAAGCGGATCATCGGCATGCCGGGGGATACCGTGAGCTGCTGCTCCGCCGACGGGAAACTGACGGTCAACGGCACGGAAATCACCGAGCCCTACATCTTCCCGGGGGACAACCCCTCGGACTCCGAGTTCACCAAGACCGTGCCCGAGGGCAAGATCTGGGTCATGGGGGACCACCGCGCGGCCTCGGCTGACTCCCGCTACCACGAGGACCTGCAGGGCGGTTTCGTGGACATCTCCTCCGTCGAGGGACGCGCCGCGGTGATCTCCTGGCCACTGGACCGCCTCGGTTCGATCTCCGGGCACCACGAGGTCTTCGCCAACGTCCCGGTCCCGGCCAGCAAATGAGCTCGGTCCCACCGACCCTGCAACACGAACTGGCCCTGGCCGCTGCCGGCGGCCACCGCTTCATCGGCGCCGCCGACGAGGTGGGGCGCGGTTCGCTGGCCGGGCCGGTGTCCGTGGGCTACGTCGTGATCGACCCCGCGGCGGTTCCCGAGCTGCCCGGGGTGCGCGATTCGAAGCTGCTTTCCGATGCCGTGCGCCACGAGCTGGTCCCGGTGATCAAGTCCTGGGCCGCTGCCTGGGGCGTGGGGCACGCCAGTGCCGCGGAGATCGACGCACTGGGCCTGGTACCTGCGCTGCGCCTGGCCGGGTACCGTGCCGCCACCGCCGCGCACCGGGTGCAGCAGGCGGACGCGGTGCTGCTGGACGGGAACCTCGACTGGCTCTCGGCCACCGTCCAACCCACGCTGCTCGATTCCCTGGTGCCCGGTTTCGGGGAACCGGAGGACATTGACGGGCTGCTGATCCCGGTCCGCACCCTGATCAAGGGCGACCTGCTGGCGCTGTCCATCGCCGCGGCCTCCGTTTTGGCCAAAGTCGAACGTGACGACCTCATGGATGGGTACGATCGCGATTACCCGGCGTACGGTTGGATACAGAACAAGGGGTATGGCACCACCGCCCACCGGGCGGGCATCCTCGCGCACGGCGCGAGCGAGTACCACCGCAAGACCTGGCAGCTGACACCCAAGTCGCCGGGAACAACCAGCAAGGCGAAGGGCGAGGGGAGAACACCATGAGTGCCGAAGACCTGGAAAACTACGAAGCGGAACTCGAGCTGCAGCTCTACCGCGAATACAAGGACGTGGCGAACCTCTTCAATTACGTCGTGGAAACCGAGCGGCGTTTTTACCTGGCCAACAACGTGGACCTCAAGACCCGGTCGGCCGACGGCGAGGTCTTCTTCGACCTCACGCTCACCGACGCCTGGGTCTGGGACGTCTACCGCACCGGCCGTTTCGTGCAGTCGGTGCGCATCGTGACCTTCAAGGACGTGAACATCGAGGAACTGAACCGCGTCGATGATCTGTCCATCCCCAAGGACGGGCTGAACTAGGCCGCACCGCCATCTGCCCCCGATGCCGCGCACGCGTTTCGTGCCCGGACTCGGGGGCATTGTCGTTTGCGGCGACGCTGCTACGCTCGATCGAAACATGGATCCGGGCCCCAAGGCGAGGAAGCACGCATGAACGAGCAGCCAGGCACCGAGAACCCCGACGGGGAAAACACAGGGGCACAGGAAGCCGGGAAGGTGTCCTTCGGCAGGATATCGGGCGGCAGCAGGAACGGGCTGCCCTTCCTCAGCACGCTGTCCTTCGAATCCGACGCCGGGGCCCCGGACGCCGGGGCCGGCAGGCAGGCCTTCGAGTCCGCAATCGCCGGCCTGAACACCGCGCTGCACGAATACGGCCGGGTGCTGGGGACCCGCGCGCCGGACTTTGCTTCCGCACCGGGGCAGGGGAATCCAGACTCCGAGGTGCTGGCCGCCTCCGACACGGTGCACAACGCGCTCGATGCCCTGGGCCAGGGCCACCGCGCCTGGACCGGCCGCTCGTTCCTGGAAGGCCCGCTGTATCGCGAGGTGCCGTTCGAACCCGGGGATCCGGATGCCTGGGCGCGGATGCTCGAAGCGGACGAGCTCGCCCGGGACCAGGAAGGGGATCGCTTCGGGCCGCGGCTCGATGAAGTGGGCGCCACGGTGCTGCTGGGCAGGTTGCTGCACGAGAGTGCGCACGAGGTGCTGCACCTGGGGACCGCGACGGTGCACAGCAACGGGGTGCTGTTGTCCTTCGACTACCTGAACCTGCGCGGCGCCCACGAGGACGCCCTCGGCTGGTACCGGCGCAGCCACGAGAACCTCGGTGCCGTCGAACTCGCCCTGGAGCTGCTGGACCCCGCCACCGGGACCGGTTACCCCGGTGAGGTGCACGGGGGCGAGGGGAACGTGGAGCGCGGGTGCTACCGGCTGACCCACCGCTTCTGGATGTCGCGCGCCCTGGACGCCGACATGCTCACCGGAACCTTCACGGTCAGCGGCGCGCCCACCGCAGAGGGGCGCACCGAACCGCTGGCAATCGGGTTCGAGCTGGACACCGCGGTGCTGCGCGAGGCCGCCACCGGCATCCGCGCCTTCGGGAACCAAACACCGGGCGGCTGAGGCGTTCCGCACAGTTGATTGCAGAACTTCACATCTCCTTTTGGCGGTGCTGGCCACTACCAACGCGCCAACAAAATGAGTACATTGAACCGTAATATCGCGTTCTAATTCAGATCATCCATTCGTCGCACGTATGGTTGATCCAATGCCTTCGCCGGGCCGCCACAGCGGCCGAGCGCGGCATCGAGCAAAACCAGGACCATTGGGGGATCCGAGTGCAAAAGAAGAGAATCGCCGCA encodes:
- a CDS encoding ribonuclease HII yields the protein MSSVPPTLQHELALAAAGGHRFIGAADEVGRGSLAGPVSVGYVVIDPAAVPELPGVRDSKLLSDAVRHELVPVIKSWAAAWGVGHASAAEIDALGLVPALRLAGYRAATAAHRVQQADAVLLDGNLDWLSATVQPTLLDSLVPGFGEPEDIDGLLIPVRTLIKGDLLALSIAAASVLAKVERDDLMDGYDRDYPAYGWIQNKGYGTTAHRAGILAHGASEYHRKTWQLTPKSPGTTSKAKGEGRTP
- the lepB gene encoding signal peptidase I, translated to MSHASDPAATPEQPGKKRNPVWAAVREVLIIVVVALVISLVVKTFFFRAFYIPSGSMEETLQVNDRIFANLMAPGPFELNRGDVVVFRDEEGWLPPIPATATNPVTEFFTFVGLVPDPSNQHLIKRIIGMPGDTVSCCSADGKLTVNGTEITEPYIFPGDNPSDSEFTKTVPEGKIWVMGDHRAASADSRYHEDLQGGFVDISSVEGRAAVISWPLDRLGSISGHHEVFANVPVPASK
- a CDS encoding DUF2469 domain-containing protein; translated protein: MSAEDLENYEAELELQLYREYKDVANLFNYVVETERRFYLANNVDLKTRSADGEVFFDLTLTDAWVWDVYRTGRFVQSVRIVTFKDVNIEELNRVDDLSIPKDGLN